The sequence GCGCGTGGCCGCTGTGCGGCAACCATTCACCGAGCATTTCTATCCACGCGGCACCTATGCCCGAGCGCGGCCCGGCGTAAGCGAGGCAGGCATACACCCCACCCTCGATACGCTTGCGCGACACCCTTTCGCCACTCGGCGTCCAGCCCGCGGGCAACTCGACGCAGGCATCGTAGCGGCAGCGCGAAGGCGGCGTGATCAAGGGATCATCCAGGGGCATGCCGAAACGCGCCTGATGGGCGAGGCCCTGCGAGAGCTGCCATTCAATGCAGCGTGCCCAGGCCTCGTCGGCAGTGTCGCGATAGTCCCCCGTCATACGGAAGTAAGCGACCGTACGATCCGGCTCGCAGCGCATACGAACGTCCAGACCGCTGCAGGCCCGGTCGCCGCCAGCGCATCCGCGGATCGGATCCCATTGCCGATAGCCACCGCTGCGCCAGTTGCTCGGGCTCATGCCGAAATGCTGGGCGAAGGCCCGCGAGAACCCCTCCGCCGACGTGAAGCCGCACTGCAGGGCTACGGCCTGGACCGAGATCGCCGGGTTGTGGACGAGCTGGCCCCCCGCCTTCTCAAGCCGGCGGTGGCGTACGAAGTCCTGCAGGGTCTCGCCAGTCCAGGCACGGAAGATGCGGTGGAAGTGGTAGGGTGAAAACGCGGCCACCGATGCGAGTGCGTCGAGCCGCAGCGGCTCGGTTTCGGCCAGGTGGCCATCGATGAAATCGAGAACCCGGTTCATCCGCTGCGCGAATGCCGCAGCCTTGTCATGACGCTTGTCCTCTACCTTGGGCATCGTCAACCTCCCCGTCTTGCGTCAGGGGCATCGCCGGCGAGCCGCTTGAACCGCTGTTCTCCTCTGGATTGTCTGACCATGGCTCTCCTCCTGCTGCTGGAGCTACTCGGGTAGCTCCTCGTTATGAATTCGGTCTCCGTTCTGCGACGGATGCCCCTGCTGCGCGATTGCCGTATCCCGCTGGCGCCAGCGGCGATCGTAACGCGGGCGCGGCCTGCCTCATCGGCCACTACCGATCGCCCGCACGCCTTGGCGCCGACTCCGCTCACGAGCCCGCCTGATAGACCCGAACGTAGTCAACTTCCATCTGCACAGGGAAGATGAGATCTTCGACCGCTCCGCCTAAAGTGCCCCCGATCGCGAGGTTCAGCAAGAGGTATTGCGGCTTGTCGAACGGCCAGCCGCCAAGGCCGCCGCCCGGATTGTCGAACCTGAAGTAGTAGCTGTTATCCACCCCAACAAGGATGCGATCCCTGGTCCAGTACAACTGGTAGTTGTGGAAGGCCGAGCAGGCGCTGCTTACCTGGGTGCTCGCCCCCCGTTGCGTGCCCTTCGCATGATTGAAGAGCCGGGTGTGGATCGTGCCGAGAATGCTGCTCGGCGCGCTGCCGACCTGCTCCATGATGTCGATCTCACCGTCGTCCGGCCAGGCGCCGCCTGTGCCCAGCATCCAGATCGCGGGCCAGGTGCCGCGACCGCAGGGCAGCCTGGCACGGATCTCGTAGAAGCCATAGGTCCAGCTCGCCTTGCCGCGGGTCACAAGCCTTGCCGAGGAGTAACGCTGGCCGCCCCAGTCGGGCATCGCCGATAGATCCTCCTTGAGGGCCGAGATGACAAGACGCCCCTCCTTCACCACCGCATTCTCCGCGCGGTCGCGCGCGTAGTACTGCAGCTCGCCGTTGTACCAACCGTCCCCGTTGCGCTCGGTGTCGTAGTCCCAGCGGCCGGGATCGGGCAAGCCGTCAGCGTCGAACTCGTCGGACCAGGCCAGCTTCCAACCCCCCGGCACGCCGCCCGCCGGCAGTTGGGTGTCGCCCACCTGGGCCGACCCCGACTCCGAGCCCGAGCCTCCGCAGGCGGACAGTCCGCAGGCGAGCATGAGCACGGCGAGCAGATGTGCGCAGGTAGTGGACTTCATGGTTTCTTTCTGCGTGCTTGCCCGAGCGATCGCGGCGCCACGGTCAGGCGCATGCCGTCGCTGAAGCGGACCACGCGCGTACGTGTGCCCGCGTTGTAGGCGAGATAAGTGCGCGTTCCATCGCTACGCAGGAATACCGAGTAGAGCGGCGTGTCCGCAGCCACGTCGAAATCCGGTCGCCCCATCTGGGCGAGGCTCGCCATCCAGTGCCAGGTGTGGCTGCGCGTTTCGCCCTCTTCGACGGCCCCTTCCGGATCCCAGTGGGTCATCGCCAGATTGGCGTCGTCGAGCGCCTTGAAGCCGAACAGCACGTCCTGCCAGATGTCGCCGGGCGCCTTGCCGCCACGCGCAATGAAGCGCGCGAACTCGCCATCCATCGCCTCGAGCTTGCGCGCGACGTAGTCCGGATCGGTGCCGAGATAGAGCGAGGCCGTCGTCAGCGGCAAGAGATTGATGCCATGCACCTCGCGCGGGTCCTCCGTCCACCAGGTGGTGTGGACGTACTTGTCGCCCCACACCATGGCGGCGTCGACATTGCCGTATTCGGCTGCGAAGACCTTGCGATGCAGGTCAAACCAGTAGTGCTTGAGCGCTTCGATTTCGGTGGTGTAGAGGTAAATGCCGGTGTCGCGCAAACGGGTGTTGCCGGTCGCCTCGCCCCACAGGATCATGCCTGCCCAGGCGTTGATGGCCTCGGACGAGGACTCCTGGTTGTTGCCGTCATAGAACGGTGCGGTACCGGAGGCCCAGGAGTGGCCCTCGTACGGGTCGAAGTGCCGCAGCCGCGGGAACATCGGGTCGCTCGGGTCGGTGTTCGCGATGTCGGCGATCAATAGTTCCACCATGCCGCCCCAGTTCTCGCGGCGCGCCCACTCGGGGTCGCGCAGCGCGACCTGCGCCGCAGCGAAGATCCAGTAGCCGTAGTGGAAGTGGTGGTCGTTGAGTTCCGCGGCCGAACCGTATTCGTCCGGGTATCCAATCAAGGTGCCCGCCCGCTTGCTGTAGTGGAAGTAGCGCCGCGTTTCCTCGCCCGGCGCGAACCAGCGCTGCAGGCGCCCCTTCAGGGCTGCGAGCAATGCGTCGCGCGACGCCGTATCGCCCTGCCCCTCGGCGATGCCCATCACCTGGGCTGCACGGTTGAGTCCTTTGCCCTCCCAGTAGGTACCGCGATTGCCCAGCAGGACATCGGCGCCCGCCTTGAGATCCTCGGCGAGGAAAGTCGCGAGCCGCTCGCGTGCCTCGCCCTTGGCGAGCCCGGGCCACGCGGGCACGAAGCCGCGGTAGCGGTAGCGGGTCTCGAATCCTTGGCCTCTGGCCAACTTGAGTTCGCCGCGGATCGACGGATAGCTCAGGGGCAGCAACGCCGGCAGTGCGGGGTTGTCATGCCACTGATGCGGGTAGAGGGCAAACACGGTGGACGTCTCCGTGCCCTCACGCGGCCGCGTGGTCGCCTCGTAGCGCGTCGTCACCTGACTGCGCTTCTCATCGTATTGCCAGCTCACGCGGGTGTCGGTTATGAAGGCGAAGGCGTAGGGCTGCAGCAGCCGGAGCTGCGCGGGCTCGGGCGCCGGTAGCACCGCGATGCTGAAGTAGCCCTTGCCGCTTGGCAGGTCGAGTGCAAGGGTCTTGTCGTCGTGCTCGCGCCAGCGCGTGCCCGTGGGCGCAAACAGCGCATAT is a genomic window of Niveibacterium sp. SC-1 containing:
- a CDS encoding GyrI-like domain-containing protein is translated as MPKVEDKRHDKAAAFAQRMNRVLDFIDGHLAETEPLRLDALASVAAFSPYHFHRIFRAWTGETLQDFVRHRRLEKAGGQLVHNPAISVQAVALQCGFTSAEGFSRAFAQHFGMSPSNWRSGGYRQWDPIRGCAGGDRACSGLDVRMRCEPDRTVAYFRMTGDYRDTADEAWARCIEWQLSQGLAHQARFGMPLDDPLITPPSRCRYDACVELPAGWTPSGERVSRKRIEGGVYACLAYAGPRSGIGAAWIEMLGEWLPHSGHALSEEPFVEHYRPSVLPTANPITVELCMPLSGQFALSKDEAESA
- a CDS encoding glycoside hydrolase family 16 protein, with protein sequence MKSTTCAHLLAVLMLACGLSACGGSGSESGSAQVGDTQLPAGGVPGGWKLAWSDEFDADGLPDPGRWDYDTERNGDGWYNGELQYYARDRAENAVVKEGRLVISALKEDLSAMPDWGGQRYSSARLVTRGKASWTYGFYEIRARLPCGRGTWPAIWMLGTGGAWPDDGEIDIMEQVGSAPSSILGTIHTRLFNHAKGTQRGASTQVSSACSAFHNYQLYWTRDRILVGVDNSYYFRFDNPGGGLGGWPFDKPQYLLLNLAIGGTLGGAVEDLIFPVQMEVDYVRVYQAGS
- a CDS encoding glycosyl hydrolase, with amino-acid sequence MSRNKLAAMAILAVCTTGLEAAPVKIGLGQYDTEMALNIERQPPALRYDAGPAPTNQWYSSPLTEKWPHPLYAQPASYRPTPEGFQVDMPRAAPLFIGTREENDIVAPHRVVLWVQPTAFTPEASRLGRRSDWAIDVVMAAGAERMTATIAHGSPFSYYELTRGGVRVATGEPYRVFSRSADGRTLGIAVADRAYALFAPTGTRWREHDDKTLALDLPSGKGYFSIAVLPAPEPAQLRLLQPYAFAFITDTRVSWQYDEKRSQVTTRYEATTRPREGTETSTVFALYPHQWHDNPALPALLPLSYPSIRGELKLARGQGFETRYRYRGFVPAWPGLAKGEARERLATFLAEDLKAGADVLLGNRGTYWEGKGLNRAAQVMGIAEGQGDTASRDALLAALKGRLQRWFAPGEETRRYFHYSKRAGTLIGYPDEYGSAAELNDHHFHYGYWIFAAAQVALRDPEWARRENWGGMVELLIADIANTDPSDPMFPRLRHFDPYEGHSWASGTAPFYDGNNQESSSEAINAWAGMILWGEATGNTRLRDTGIYLYTTEIEALKHYWFDLHRKVFAAEYGNVDAAMVWGDKYVHTTWWTEDPREVHGINLLPLTTASLYLGTDPDYVARKLEAMDGEFARFIARGGKAPGDIWQDVLFGFKALDDANLAMTHWDPEGAVEEGETRSHTWHWMASLAQMGRPDFDVAADTPLYSVFLRSDGTRTYLAYNAGTRTRVVRFSDGMRLTVAPRSLGQARRKKP